A DNA window from Betta splendens chromosome 6, fBetSpl5.4, whole genome shotgun sequence contains the following coding sequences:
- the c2cd5 gene encoding C2 domain-containing protein 5 isoform X14 produces MPGKLKAKIVAGRHLPVMDRASDLTDAFVEVKFGNTTFKTDVCPKSLNPQWNSEWFKFEVDDEDLQDEPLQITVLDHDTYSANDAIGKVYIDIDPLLYSEAASVISGWFPIYDTIHGIRGEINILVKVELFNDLNRFRQSSCGVKFFCTTAIPRCYRAAMVHGFVEELVVNEDPEYQWIDRIRTPRASNEARQRLISLMSGELQRKIGLKVLEMGGNAVVGYLQCFDLEGESGLVVRAIGTACTLDKLSSGSAPNTNTHIHPNTAPASNACNSPSKDGKEPVFGEDLPLSSGPPTPFRALPTSSSSPPPFSPCKPCSRQSSSSDTDLSLTPKTEEPRPVRRRSGIFLCPSSPILSTETLSLPGSGSVGFGHSSAPRATTPPPPSSIHLDSALLRKSVSFTENLLLAASGMGSGGSAGKEAGPLKTLLRQQTQTALEQREFPFFTLTSFPAGFLVHVGGVVSARSVKLLDRIHNPDEPETRDAWWEEIRQEIKSHAKALGCHAVVGYSESTSICEEVCILSASGTAAILNPRYMREGCLDIGSTDHRFEEPSPPSCGFCHIPYDEFNMPFPAQLTYCYHCRRQKVPDVLFTTIDLPPEASVTGKGCLIQARLCRLKKKAQGEVNATAISNLLPFMEYELHTQLMNKLKLRSMNALFCLHIQISVGENMLLGLASATGVYLTALPAPGGIQIAGKTPGDLSNEHHILTIQKRINDTIAKNKELYQINPPELTEETVGSPIPEPRQRHRLLRSHSESSDELSELDLSHGKKDAFVLEIDDTDALEDIHSLLTDASPPTGFYSCNTEIMPGIFNWTSGVQMFTSVRVLRLSNANLTNQGLNKTFTDLCENLLKSFYFKLRSMIPCCLCHLKFTVAVPEEELIQVTVTAVAMTFDKDQSQEKLTEKPTTKGSTETEEQLQFPLELSTDLSTNMQTSNKISGTVSLLTPAAKLYQNQLIMVHSAGVPESTTVSPRAASVDYGSFADRCSTWLELLKMKAHTIRRGSVKTISSLDRSSPLPEGRSRSLRSNRSFGGSSVPVVKMTPVSFLPGTRIIKYLGIINMFFIRETTSLREEGGISGFLHSFIAEVFAMVRAHVAALGGNAVVSYSMKECVLMENPNKNQAQCLINVSGDAVICVRETDQEPPSVANIGQTCCSSADGAT; encoded by the exons ATGCCTGGGAAACTGAAGGCCAAAATTGTGGCAGGGCGCCACTTGCCTGTGATGGACAGAGCCAGTGATCTTACTGATGCTTTTGTAGAG GTCAAGTTTGGAAATACCACTTTCAAAACTGATGTCTGTCCCAAATCTCTCAATCCACAGTGGAACTCAGAATGGTTCAAATTTGAG GTTGATGATGAAGACTTGCAGGATGAACCATTGCAGATCACAGTCTTGGACCACGACACCTACAGTGCTAATGATGCCATAGGGAAAGTTTACATTGACATTGACCCTTTGCTGTACAGTGAGGCCGCCTCTGTCATCTCTGGCTGGTTTCCCATCTATGATACTATTCATG GTATCCGAGGTGAAATCAACATTCTTGTCAAAGTGGAGCTGTTCAATGATTTAAACCGTTTCAGACAGTCCTCCTGTGGAGTCAAGTTTTTCTGCA caACAGCCATTCCACGGTGCTACCGGGCAGCAATGGTGCATGGGTTTGTGGAGGAACTTGTGGTAAATGAAGATCCAGAGTACCAGTGGATTGACCGTATTAGAACACCGCGTGCCTCCAATGAGGCACGCCAGAGGCTCATCTCTCTTATGTCTG GGGAGCTACAGAGGAAAATTGGGCTCAAAGTACTGGAGATGGGCGGAAATGCAGTAGTTGGTTACTTGCAATGCTTCGATCTGGAGGGGGAGTCGGGCCTGGTGGTACGCGCCATAGGTACCGCCTGCACACTGGATAAACTAAGCTCTGGAAGCGCCCCCAACACCAACACACATATACACCCTAACACAGCTCCTGCTTCCAATGCCTGCAATTCCCCTTCTAAGGATGGAAAGGA GCCAGTATTTGGTGAGGATCTGCCCTTGTCCTCTGGCCCACCTACCCCCTTCAGAGCccttcccacctcctcctcctctcctccccccttctctccctgCAAGCCATGCAGCCGCCAGTCCTCATCATCAGACACAGACCTCAGTTTGACGCCCAAGACGG AGGAACCCCGGCCAGTGAGACGCAGGTCTGGGATCTTCCTCTGCCCCAGCTCCCCCATCCTCTCCACAGAAACTTTGTCCCTTCCTGGTTCTGGCTCAGTGGGCTTTGGTCACAGCTCTGCCCCCAGAGCCACcaccccgccccctccctcctccatccatttaGACTCTGCCTTGCTGAGAAAGAGTGTGTCCTTCACAGAGAACCTGCTACTGGCAGCCTCCG GAATGGGAAGTGGCGGCAGTGCTGGGAAGGAGGCGGGACCTCTGAAGACCCTGCTACGACAACAGACTCAGACGGCGCTTGAACAAAGG gAGTTCCCCTTCTTCACCTTGACATCCTTCCCTGCTGGATTCTTGGTTCATGTCGGTGGAGTGGTCAGCGCTCGCTCCGTCAAACTACTGGACCGCATACACAATCCCG ATGAGCCAGAGACTCGCGATGCCTGGTGGGAGGAGATTCGCCAGGAGATCAAATCTCATGCCAAAGCTCTCGGTTGCCATGCTGTTGTAGGGTACAGCGAGAGCACCAGCATCTG CGAGGAGGTGTGTATCCTGTCTGCATCCGGCACAGCTGCTATCCTGAATCCTCGGTACATGCGTGAAGGCTGCCTTGACATCGGAAGCACTGATCACag GTTTGAGGAGCCGTCTCCCCCAAGCTGTGGCTTCTGTCACATCCCATACGACGAGTTCAACATGCCATTTCCTGCTCAGCTCACCTACTGTTACCACTGCAGACGACAAAAG GTTCCTGATGTGTTATTTACAACAATCGACCTACCCCCAGAAGCGTCTGTCACAGGAAAGGGTTGCCTTATCCAAGCAAG GCTGTGTCGTCTAAAGAAAAAGGCCCAGGGCGAGGTGAATGCCACGGCTATCTCCAACCTGTTGCCTTTCATGGAGTACGAGCTGCACACTCAGCTAATGAACAAGCTGAAGCTGCGGAGCATGAATGCTCTGTTCTGTCTACACATACAGATCAGTGTTGGCGAGAACATGCTCCTGGGTCTGGCT TCTGCTACAGGAGTGTATTTGACAGCCCTGCCCGCACCAGGGGGGATTCAGATTGCTGGAAAGACACCCGGGGACCTTAGCAATGAGCACCACATTCTCACCATCCAGAAAAGGATCAATGACACCATAGCGAAGAACAAAGAGCTCTACCAAATAAACCCCCCG GAGCTGACAGAGGAAACGGTGGGTTCTCCAATCCCTGAGCCGAGGCAACGACATCGACTTCTTCGCTCGCACTCAGAGAGCTCAGATGAACTGTCAGAACTGGATCTCTCCCATGGCAAGAAGGATGCCTTTgtgctggag ATTGATGACACTGATGCTCTAGAGGACATCCACTCTCTCCTCACCGATGCCTCTCCTCCCACAG GATTTTACAGCTGCAATACTGAGATCATGCCTGGGATTTTTAACTGGACTTCCGGAGTGCAG ATGTTTACATCTGTGAGGGTCTTGAGGTTGAGTAATGCTAATCTCACTAACCAAGGGTTGAACAAGACTTTCACAGACCTTTGTGAAAATCTTTTAAAG AGTTTTTACTTCAAGTTGCGCTCTATGATTCCCTGTTGTCTCTGTCATCTCAAGTTCACTGTAGCAGTGCCAGAAGAAGAACTCATACAG GTCACCGTGACAGCCGTTGCCATGACATTTGACAAGGACCAGAGTCAAGAGAAGCTGACAGAAAAGCCCACCACCAAGG GATCCACTGAGActgaagagcagctgcagtttccGTTGGAGCTTAGCACAGACTTGTCCACCAACATGCAGACATCAAACAAAATCTCAG GTACAGTCTCTTTACTCACTCCAGCTGCAAAACTCTACCAAAATCAACTGATTATGGTTCATTCAGCAG GTGTCCCAGAGAGCACCACTGTCTCACCTAGAG CTGCCTCCGTTGATTACGGTTCCTTTGCAGACAGATGCAGCACCTGGCTAGAGCTGCTTAAGATGAAAGCTCACACCATAAGACGAGGATCAGTTAAGACAA TCTCATCTTTGGACCGCAGCAGTCCGCTGCCTGAGGGGCGTTCGCGCTCATTGCGCTCCAACCGCTCATTTGGTGGCAGTTCGGTGCCAGTGGTGAAGATGACTCCAGTTTCCTTCCTCCCTGGCACACGCATCATTAAGTACCTTGGGATCATCAACATGTTTTTCAtaagagaaacaacatcattACGGGAG
- the c2cd5 gene encoding C2 domain-containing protein 5 isoform X11: protein MPGKLKAKIVAGRHLPVMDRASDLTDAFVEVKFGNTTFKTDVCPKSLNPQWNSEWFKFEVDDEDLQDEPLQITVLDHDTYSANDAIGKVYIDIDPLLYSEAASVISGWFPIYDTIHGIRGEINILVKVELFNDLNRFRQSSCGVKFFCTTAIPRCYRAAMVHGFVEELVVNEDPEYQWIDRIRTPRASNEARQRLISLMSGELQRKIGLKVLEMGGNAVVGYLQCFDLEGESGLVVRAIGTACTLDKLSSGSAPNTNTHIHPNTAPASNACNSPSKDGKESPLAHGCRSTHNSPVHSACSSQRLSQNFSVSVPTLIFTGMGSGGSAGKEAGPLKTLLRQQTQTALEQREFPFFTLTSFPAGFLVHVGGVVSARSVKLLDRIHNPDEPETRDAWWEEIRQEIKSHAKALGCHAVVGYSESTSICEEVCILSASGTAAILNPRYMREGCLDIGSTDHRFEEPSPPSCGFCHIPYDEFNMPFPAQLTYCYHCRRQKVPDVLFTTIDLPPEASVTGKGCLIQARLCRLKKKAQGEVNATAISNLLPFMEYELHTQLMNKLKLRSMNALFCLHIQISVGENMLLGLASATGVYLTALPAPGGIQIAGKTPGDLSNEHHILTIQKRINDTIAKNKELYQINPPELTEETVGSPIPEPRQRHRLLRSHSESSDELSELDLSHGKKDAFVLEIDDTDALEDIHSLLTDASPPTGFYSCNTEIMPGIFNWTSGVQMFTSVRVLRLSNANLTNQGLNKTFTDLCENLLKSFYFKLRSMIPCCLCHLKFTVAVPEEELIQVTVTAVAMTFDKDQSQEKLTEKPTTKGSTETEEQLQFPLELSTDLSTNMQTSNKISGTVSLLTPAAKLYQNQLIMVHSAGVPESTTVSPRAASVDYGSFADRCSTWLELLKMKAHTIRRGSVKTSRRTQSLAHPVSSLDRSSPLPEGRSRSLRSNRSFGGSSVPVVKMTPVSFLPGTRIIKYLGIINMFFIRETTSLREEGGISGFLHSFIAEVFAMVRAHVAALGGNAVVSYSMKECVLMENPNKNQAQCLINVSGDAVICVRETDQEPPSVANIGQTCCSSADGAT from the exons ATGCCTGGGAAACTGAAGGCCAAAATTGTGGCAGGGCGCCACTTGCCTGTGATGGACAGAGCCAGTGATCTTACTGATGCTTTTGTAGAG GTCAAGTTTGGAAATACCACTTTCAAAACTGATGTCTGTCCCAAATCTCTCAATCCACAGTGGAACTCAGAATGGTTCAAATTTGAG GTTGATGATGAAGACTTGCAGGATGAACCATTGCAGATCACAGTCTTGGACCACGACACCTACAGTGCTAATGATGCCATAGGGAAAGTTTACATTGACATTGACCCTTTGCTGTACAGTGAGGCCGCCTCTGTCATCTCTGGCTGGTTTCCCATCTATGATACTATTCATG GTATCCGAGGTGAAATCAACATTCTTGTCAAAGTGGAGCTGTTCAATGATTTAAACCGTTTCAGACAGTCCTCCTGTGGAGTCAAGTTTTTCTGCA caACAGCCATTCCACGGTGCTACCGGGCAGCAATGGTGCATGGGTTTGTGGAGGAACTTGTGGTAAATGAAGATCCAGAGTACCAGTGGATTGACCGTATTAGAACACCGCGTGCCTCCAATGAGGCACGCCAGAGGCTCATCTCTCTTATGTCTG GGGAGCTACAGAGGAAAATTGGGCTCAAAGTACTGGAGATGGGCGGAAATGCAGTAGTTGGTTACTTGCAATGCTTCGATCTGGAGGGGGAGTCGGGCCTGGTGGTACGCGCCATAGGTACCGCCTGCACACTGGATAAACTAAGCTCTGGAAGCGCCCCCAACACCAACACACATATACACCCTAACACAGCTCCTGCTTCCAATGCCTGCAATTCCCCTTCTAAGGATGGAAAGGA GTCTCCCCTTGCCCATGGATGCCGCTCCACGCACAACAGTCCGGTGCATTCGGCCTGCAGCTCCCAGAGACTATCCCAGaacttctctgtctctgttcccACACTCATCTTCACTG GAATGGGAAGTGGCGGCAGTGCTGGGAAGGAGGCGGGACCTCTGAAGACCCTGCTACGACAACAGACTCAGACGGCGCTTGAACAAAGG gAGTTCCCCTTCTTCACCTTGACATCCTTCCCTGCTGGATTCTTGGTTCATGTCGGTGGAGTGGTCAGCGCTCGCTCCGTCAAACTACTGGACCGCATACACAATCCCG ATGAGCCAGAGACTCGCGATGCCTGGTGGGAGGAGATTCGCCAGGAGATCAAATCTCATGCCAAAGCTCTCGGTTGCCATGCTGTTGTAGGGTACAGCGAGAGCACCAGCATCTG CGAGGAGGTGTGTATCCTGTCTGCATCCGGCACAGCTGCTATCCTGAATCCTCGGTACATGCGTGAAGGCTGCCTTGACATCGGAAGCACTGATCACag GTTTGAGGAGCCGTCTCCCCCAAGCTGTGGCTTCTGTCACATCCCATACGACGAGTTCAACATGCCATTTCCTGCTCAGCTCACCTACTGTTACCACTGCAGACGACAAAAG GTTCCTGATGTGTTATTTACAACAATCGACCTACCCCCAGAAGCGTCTGTCACAGGAAAGGGTTGCCTTATCCAAGCAAG GCTGTGTCGTCTAAAGAAAAAGGCCCAGGGCGAGGTGAATGCCACGGCTATCTCCAACCTGTTGCCTTTCATGGAGTACGAGCTGCACACTCAGCTAATGAACAAGCTGAAGCTGCGGAGCATGAATGCTCTGTTCTGTCTACACATACAGATCAGTGTTGGCGAGAACATGCTCCTGGGTCTGGCT TCTGCTACAGGAGTGTATTTGACAGCCCTGCCCGCACCAGGGGGGATTCAGATTGCTGGAAAGACACCCGGGGACCTTAGCAATGAGCACCACATTCTCACCATCCAGAAAAGGATCAATGACACCATAGCGAAGAACAAAGAGCTCTACCAAATAAACCCCCCG GAGCTGACAGAGGAAACGGTGGGTTCTCCAATCCCTGAGCCGAGGCAACGACATCGACTTCTTCGCTCGCACTCAGAGAGCTCAGATGAACTGTCAGAACTGGATCTCTCCCATGGCAAGAAGGATGCCTTTgtgctggag ATTGATGACACTGATGCTCTAGAGGACATCCACTCTCTCCTCACCGATGCCTCTCCTCCCACAG GATTTTACAGCTGCAATACTGAGATCATGCCTGGGATTTTTAACTGGACTTCCGGAGTGCAG ATGTTTACATCTGTGAGGGTCTTGAGGTTGAGTAATGCTAATCTCACTAACCAAGGGTTGAACAAGACTTTCACAGACCTTTGTGAAAATCTTTTAAAG AGTTTTTACTTCAAGTTGCGCTCTATGATTCCCTGTTGTCTCTGTCATCTCAAGTTCACTGTAGCAGTGCCAGAAGAAGAACTCATACAG GTCACCGTGACAGCCGTTGCCATGACATTTGACAAGGACCAGAGTCAAGAGAAGCTGACAGAAAAGCCCACCACCAAGG GATCCACTGAGActgaagagcagctgcagtttccGTTGGAGCTTAGCACAGACTTGTCCACCAACATGCAGACATCAAACAAAATCTCAG GTACAGTCTCTTTACTCACTCCAGCTGCAAAACTCTACCAAAATCAACTGATTATGGTTCATTCAGCAG GTGTCCCAGAGAGCACCACTGTCTCACCTAGAG CTGCCTCCGTTGATTACGGTTCCTTTGCAGACAGATGCAGCACCTGGCTAGAGCTGCTTAAGATGAAAGCTCACACCATAAGACGAGGATCAGTTAAGACAAGTAGGAGGACACAGTCTCTAGCACACCCTG TCTCATCTTTGGACCGCAGCAGTCCGCTGCCTGAGGGGCGTTCGCGCTCATTGCGCTCCAACCGCTCATTTGGTGGCAGTTCGGTGCCAGTGGTGAAGATGACTCCAGTTTCCTTCCTCCCTGGCACACGCATCATTAAGTACCTTGGGATCATCAACATGTTTTTCAtaagagaaacaacatcattACGGGAG
- the c2cd5 gene encoding C2 domain-containing protein 5 isoform X9 — MPGKLKAKIVAGRHLPVMDRASDLTDAFVEVKFGNTTFKTDVCPKSLNPQWNSEWFKFEVDDEDLQDEPLQITVLDHDTYSANDAIGKVYIDIDPLLYSEAASVISGWFPIYDTIHGIRGEINILVKVELFNDLNRFRQSSCGVKFFCTTAIPRCYRAAMVHGFVEELVVNEDPEYQWIDRIRTPRASNEARQRLISLMSGELQRKIGLKVLEMGGNAVVGYLQCFDLEGESGLVVRAIGTACTLDKLSSGSAPNTNTHIHPNTAPASNACNSPSKDGKESPLAHGCRSTHNSPVHSACSSQRLSQNFSVSVPTLIFTGMGSGGSAGKEAGPLKTLLRQQTQTALEQREFPFFTLTSFPAGFLVHVGGVVSARSVKLLDRIHNPALGNTRSYKLLDWNSVTADEPETRDAWWEEIRQEIKSHAKALGCHAVVGYSESTSICEEVCILSASGTAAILNPRYMREGCLDIGSTDHRFEEPSPPSCGFCHIPYDEFNMPFPAQLTYCYHCRRQKVPDVLFTTIDLPPEASVTGKGCLIQARLCRLKKKAQGEVNATAISNLLPFMEYELHTQLMNKLKLRSMNALFCLHIQISVGENMLLGLASATGVYLTALPAPGGIQIAGKTPGDLSNEHHILTIQKRINDTIAKNKELYQINPPELTEETVGSPIPEPRQRHRLLRSHSESSDELSELDLSHGKKDAFVLEIDDTDALEDIHSLLTDASPPTGFYSCNTEIMPGIFNWTSGVQMFTSVRVLRLSNANLTNQGLNKTFTDLCENLLKSFYFKLRSMIPCCLCHLKFTVAVPEEELIQVTVTAVAMTFDKDQSQEKLTEKPTTKGSTETEEQLQFPLELSTDLSTNMQTSNKISGTVSLLTPAAKLYQNQLIMVHSAGVPESTTVSPRAASVDYGSFADRCSTWLELLKMKAHTIRRGSVKTSRRTQSLAHPVSSLDRSSPLPEGRSRSLRSNRSFGGSSVPVVKMTPVSFLPGTRIIKYLGIINMFFIRETTSLREEGGISGFLHSFIAEVFAMVRAHVAALGGNAVVSYSMKECVLMENPNKNQAQCLINVSGDAVICVRETDQEPPSVANIGQTCCSSADGAT; from the exons ATGCCTGGGAAACTGAAGGCCAAAATTGTGGCAGGGCGCCACTTGCCTGTGATGGACAGAGCCAGTGATCTTACTGATGCTTTTGTAGAG GTCAAGTTTGGAAATACCACTTTCAAAACTGATGTCTGTCCCAAATCTCTCAATCCACAGTGGAACTCAGAATGGTTCAAATTTGAG GTTGATGATGAAGACTTGCAGGATGAACCATTGCAGATCACAGTCTTGGACCACGACACCTACAGTGCTAATGATGCCATAGGGAAAGTTTACATTGACATTGACCCTTTGCTGTACAGTGAGGCCGCCTCTGTCATCTCTGGCTGGTTTCCCATCTATGATACTATTCATG GTATCCGAGGTGAAATCAACATTCTTGTCAAAGTGGAGCTGTTCAATGATTTAAACCGTTTCAGACAGTCCTCCTGTGGAGTCAAGTTTTTCTGCA caACAGCCATTCCACGGTGCTACCGGGCAGCAATGGTGCATGGGTTTGTGGAGGAACTTGTGGTAAATGAAGATCCAGAGTACCAGTGGATTGACCGTATTAGAACACCGCGTGCCTCCAATGAGGCACGCCAGAGGCTCATCTCTCTTATGTCTG GGGAGCTACAGAGGAAAATTGGGCTCAAAGTACTGGAGATGGGCGGAAATGCAGTAGTTGGTTACTTGCAATGCTTCGATCTGGAGGGGGAGTCGGGCCTGGTGGTACGCGCCATAGGTACCGCCTGCACACTGGATAAACTAAGCTCTGGAAGCGCCCCCAACACCAACACACATATACACCCTAACACAGCTCCTGCTTCCAATGCCTGCAATTCCCCTTCTAAGGATGGAAAGGA GTCTCCCCTTGCCCATGGATGCCGCTCCACGCACAACAGTCCGGTGCATTCGGCCTGCAGCTCCCAGAGACTATCCCAGaacttctctgtctctgttcccACACTCATCTTCACTG GAATGGGAAGTGGCGGCAGTGCTGGGAAGGAGGCGGGACCTCTGAAGACCCTGCTACGACAACAGACTCAGACGGCGCTTGAACAAAGG gAGTTCCCCTTCTTCACCTTGACATCCTTCCCTGCTGGATTCTTGGTTCATGTCGGTGGAGTGGTCAGCGCTCGCTCCGTCAAACTACTGGACCGCATACACAATCCCG CCTTGGGTAACACGCGCTCATACAAACTGCTAGACTGGAATAGTGTCACTGCAG ATGAGCCAGAGACTCGCGATGCCTGGTGGGAGGAGATTCGCCAGGAGATCAAATCTCATGCCAAAGCTCTCGGTTGCCATGCTGTTGTAGGGTACAGCGAGAGCACCAGCATCTG CGAGGAGGTGTGTATCCTGTCTGCATCCGGCACAGCTGCTATCCTGAATCCTCGGTACATGCGTGAAGGCTGCCTTGACATCGGAAGCACTGATCACag GTTTGAGGAGCCGTCTCCCCCAAGCTGTGGCTTCTGTCACATCCCATACGACGAGTTCAACATGCCATTTCCTGCTCAGCTCACCTACTGTTACCACTGCAGACGACAAAAG GTTCCTGATGTGTTATTTACAACAATCGACCTACCCCCAGAAGCGTCTGTCACAGGAAAGGGTTGCCTTATCCAAGCAAG GCTGTGTCGTCTAAAGAAAAAGGCCCAGGGCGAGGTGAATGCCACGGCTATCTCCAACCTGTTGCCTTTCATGGAGTACGAGCTGCACACTCAGCTAATGAACAAGCTGAAGCTGCGGAGCATGAATGCTCTGTTCTGTCTACACATACAGATCAGTGTTGGCGAGAACATGCTCCTGGGTCTGGCT TCTGCTACAGGAGTGTATTTGACAGCCCTGCCCGCACCAGGGGGGATTCAGATTGCTGGAAAGACACCCGGGGACCTTAGCAATGAGCACCACATTCTCACCATCCAGAAAAGGATCAATGACACCATAGCGAAGAACAAAGAGCTCTACCAAATAAACCCCCCG GAGCTGACAGAGGAAACGGTGGGTTCTCCAATCCCTGAGCCGAGGCAACGACATCGACTTCTTCGCTCGCACTCAGAGAGCTCAGATGAACTGTCAGAACTGGATCTCTCCCATGGCAAGAAGGATGCCTTTgtgctggag ATTGATGACACTGATGCTCTAGAGGACATCCACTCTCTCCTCACCGATGCCTCTCCTCCCACAG GATTTTACAGCTGCAATACTGAGATCATGCCTGGGATTTTTAACTGGACTTCCGGAGTGCAG ATGTTTACATCTGTGAGGGTCTTGAGGTTGAGTAATGCTAATCTCACTAACCAAGGGTTGAACAAGACTTTCACAGACCTTTGTGAAAATCTTTTAAAG AGTTTTTACTTCAAGTTGCGCTCTATGATTCCCTGTTGTCTCTGTCATCTCAAGTTCACTGTAGCAGTGCCAGAAGAAGAACTCATACAG GTCACCGTGACAGCCGTTGCCATGACATTTGACAAGGACCAGAGTCAAGAGAAGCTGACAGAAAAGCCCACCACCAAGG GATCCACTGAGActgaagagcagctgcagtttccGTTGGAGCTTAGCACAGACTTGTCCACCAACATGCAGACATCAAACAAAATCTCAG GTACAGTCTCTTTACTCACTCCAGCTGCAAAACTCTACCAAAATCAACTGATTATGGTTCATTCAGCAG GTGTCCCAGAGAGCACCACTGTCTCACCTAGAG CTGCCTCCGTTGATTACGGTTCCTTTGCAGACAGATGCAGCACCTGGCTAGAGCTGCTTAAGATGAAAGCTCACACCATAAGACGAGGATCAGTTAAGACAAGTAGGAGGACACAGTCTCTAGCACACCCTG TCTCATCTTTGGACCGCAGCAGTCCGCTGCCTGAGGGGCGTTCGCGCTCATTGCGCTCCAACCGCTCATTTGGTGGCAGTTCGGTGCCAGTGGTGAAGATGACTCCAGTTTCCTTCCTCCCTGGCACACGCATCATTAAGTACCTTGGGATCATCAACATGTTTTTCAtaagagaaacaacatcattACGGGAG